Proteins encoded within one genomic window of Chrysemys picta bellii isolate R12L10 chromosome 6, ASM1138683v2, whole genome shotgun sequence:
- the APC gene encoding adenomatous polyposis coli protein isoform X5 encodes MKGCMRALVAQLKSESEDLQQVIASVLRNLSWRADVNSKKTLREVGSVKALMECALDVKKESTLKSVLSALWNLSAHCTENKADICAVDGALAFLVGTLTYRSQTNTLAIIESGGGILRNVSSLIATNEDHRQILRENSCLQTLLQHLKSHSLTIVSNACGTLWNLSARNAKDQEALWDMGAVSMLKNLIHSKHKMIAMGSAAALRNLMANRPAKYKDANIMSPGSSLPSLHVRKQKALEAELDAQHLSETFDNIDNLSPKTSHRNKQRHKQNLYSEYVLDSSRHDDGICRAESFNTSNVTVLSPYLNTTLLPGSSSSNRGNIENSRSEKDRSVDRERTMGLGSYHPATENAGNASKRIGMQISTAAAQIAKVMEEVTNMHIPQEDRSSGSTAEIHCLTEDRNALRRTSTAHAHSNTYNFPKSDNSNRACPVPYAKMEYKRASNDSLNSVSSSDGYGKRGQMKPSIESYSEDDESKFCSYGQYPADLAHKIHSANHMDDNDGELDTPINYSLKYSDEQLNSGRQSPSQNERWARPKHIIEDEIKQNEQRQSRSQSTTYSGYTEGGGDDHMKYQSPFGQQDPFRSRGSNSSEQNRIGTTHGMNQKVNQSLCQVDDYDDDKPTNYSERYSEEEQHEDEEDRPTNYSIKYNEEEHHVDQPIDYSLKYSTEVPPSSQKPSFSFSKSSSVQSTKTDHISSSSGNTSAPSASSKRQNQLHPSAAQRGGHAQKPASCKTPSINQETIQTYCVEDTPICFSRCSSLSSLSSAEDEIGRDQATRVTDASNTLQIAELKDNSVTLSTEGAVSEVPSTSQHIRTKSNRLQASSLSPSDSSRHKAVEFSSGAKSPSKSGAQTPKSPPEHYVQETPLMFSRCTSVSSLDSFESRSIASSVQSEPCSGMVSGIISPSDLPDSPGQTMPPSRSKTPPPAQAVPVKRETAKGKVPNVEKRESGSRQAAVNAAVQRVQVLPDADTLLHFATESTPDGFSCSSSLSALSLDEPFIQKDVELRIMPPVHENDHGNETDSEQPEDTKDNQEKKAEKSTETEKDILDDSDDDDIEILEECIISAMPTKSSRKAKKLSQTTASKIPPPVARKPSHLPIYKLLPSQNRLQSQKHVSFTPGDDMPRVYCVEGTPINFSTATSLSDLTIESPPNELANVENVGTRAESGEFEKRDTIPTEGRSTDDAQRGKDSTVSTSGLDDDKTEEGDILAECINSAMPKGKSHKPFRVKKIMDQIQQASASSSVSGKNQPEGEKKKLTSPVKPMPQSNEYRPRLRKNTEPKSNFSNERTYSDNKDTKKQNFKNSSRDFNDKLPNNEERVRGSFAFDSPHHYTPIEGTPYCFSRNDSLSSLDFDDDDVDLSREKAELRKGKETKETETKACTDTEQTSNQQSTSRTQGQKHPTGRSHPKSLMQKQTPFPEPSKDIPDRGAATDEKMQNFAIENTPVCFSRNSSLSSLSDIDQENNNNKEGEPTKRTEPPDSQIESSRPQASGYAPKSFHVEDTPVCFSRNSSLSSLSIDSEDDLLQECISSAMPKKKKPSRVKNESEKNSSRNMGGILAEDLTLDLRDIQRPDSEHGFSPDSENFDWKAIQEGANSIVSSLHQAAAASLSRQASSDSDSILSLKSGISLGSPFHLTPDQEEKSFTGNKGPRIIKPGEKSTLETKKVESESKGIKGGKKVYKSMITGKVRSNSEVSSQLKQPQQTNMPSISRGRTMIHIPGVRNSSSSTSPVSKKGPPLKNTASKSPNEGQSSTSSPRGAKSSVKSEPSPITRQPSQQGGSNKGPSRSGSRDSTPSRPQQQPLSRPLQSPGRSSISPGRNGISPPNKLSQLPRTSSPSTASTKSSGSGRMSYTSPGRQMSQQNLAKQTGLPKSASGIPRSESASKGLNQILNSSGSNKKVELSRMSSTKSSGSESDRSERPVLVRQSTFIKETPSPTLRRKLEESASFESLSPSRPDSPTRSQIQTPVLSPSLPDMSLSSHSTVQASGWRKLPPNLNPSVEYNDGRPAKRHDIARSHSESPSRLPINRSGTWKREHSKHSSSLPRVSTWRRTGSSSSILSASSESSEKAKSEDEKQHGSSFSGHIQTKESQVPAKGTWRKIKENEIPQIMSNPSHNSSSDATNGADSKTLIYQMAPAVSKTEDVWVRIEDCPINNPRSGRSPTGNTPPVIDSVLEKGNVNGKDSKDIQGKQNAGNGNGPVRTMGLENRLNSFIQIDSPDKKGTETKPVLSNPVPASETNESIINERTPFSSSSSSKHSSPSGAVAARVTPFNYNPSPRKSSADNSSARPSQIPTPVNNSTKKRDSKTENTDSSGTQSPKRHSGSYLVTSV; translated from the exons GTTATTGCAAGTGTTTTGAGGAATTTGTCCTGGCGAGCAGATGTAAACAGTAAAAAGACTTTGCGTGAAGTTGGAAGTGTGAAAGCATTGATGGAATGTGCTTTGGACGTTAAAAAG gaatccaccctaaaaagtgTGTTGAGTGCCTTATGGAATTTGTCAGCTCATTGCACTGAGAATAAAGCTGATATATGTGCTGTGGATGGTGCTCTTGCCTTTTTAGTTGGCACATTGACTTACCGAAGCCAAACAAATACTTTAGCCATCATTGAAAGTGGAGGAGGAATACTACGGAATGTTTCTAGCTTGATTGCTACAAATGAGGACCACAG GCAAATCTTGAGAGAGAACAGCTGCTTACAAACGTTGTTACAGCATTTGAAGTCTCACAGCTTGACAATAGTCAGTAATGCATGTGGGACCCTGTGGAACCTCTCTGCACGAAATGCAAAGGACCAGGAAGCATTGTGGGATATGGGAGCAGTTAGCATGCTCAAAAACCTCATTCATTCAAAGCACAAAATGATAGCTATGGGCAGTGCTGCAGCTTTAAGGAACCTGATGGCAAATAGGCCTGCAAAGTATAAGGATGCCAATATTATGTCTCCAGGTTCAAGCTTACCCTCTCTTCATGTTAGAAAGCAAAAGGCACTGGAAGCAGAGTTAGATGCTCAACATTTGTCTGAGACTTTTGACAACATTGATAATTTGAGCCCCAAAACATCTCACCGTAATAAGCAGAGACATAAGCAAAATTTGTATAGTGAATATGTTTTGGATTCTAGTCGACATGATGATGGAATTTGCAGGGCTGAGAGTTTTAATACAAGTAACGTGACTGTACTTTCGCCATATTTAAATACTACACTGTTGCCTGGCTCCTCTTCATCGAATAGAGGAAATATAGAAAACTCTCGATCTGAAAAGGACAGAAGTGTGGACAGAGAGAGAACAATGGGATTAGGCAGCTATCACCCAGCTACAGAAAATGCTGGGAACGCCTCTAAGCGAATAGGAATGCAGATCTCTACTGCTGCAGCTCAGATTGCCAAAGTAATGGAAGAAGTAACGAATATGCATATTCCACAAGAAGACAGAAGTTCTGGATCGACAGCTGAAATTCACTGCTTGACAGAAGACAGGAATGCATTAAGAAGAACATCCACTGCCCATGCCCATTCAAACACTTATAACTTTCCTAAATCTGATAATTCAAACCGGGCATGTCCTGTGCCTTATGCAAAAATGGAATATAAGAGAGCTTCAAATGACAGCTTAAATAGCGTCAGTAGTAGTGATGGCTATGGTAAAAGAGGTCAAATGAAACCTTCCATTGAGTCTTACTCTGAAGATGATGAAAGTAAATTTTGCAGTTATGGACAATATCCAGCTGATTTAGCTCACAAGATACATAGTGCAAATCATATGGATGACAATGATGGAGAACTGGACACTCCAATCAATTACAGTCTTAAATATTCAGATGAACAGTTGAATTCTGGAAGGCAAAGCCCCTCACAGAATGAAAGATGGGCAAGACCTAAACATATAATAGAagatgaaattaaacaaaatgaacAAAGGCAGTCAAGAAGTCAAAGTACGACCTATTCTGGATATACTGAAGGTGGTGGTGATGATCACATGAAATACCAGTCACCTTTTGGCCAGCAAGATCCTTTCAGATCAAGAGGATCCAACAGTTCAGAACAAAACAGAATAGGCACTACTCATGGAATGAATCAGAAAGTAAACCAGTCCTTGTGCCAGGTTGATGATTACGATGATGATAAGCCAACCAACTACAGTGAGCGTTACTCGGAGGAGGAACAACATGAAGATGAAGAAGACAGACCAACTAATTACAGTATAAAGTACAATGAAGAGGAGCACCATGTAGATCAACCTATTGATTATAGTCTGAAATACTCAACAGAAGTTCCTCCCTCTTCTCAGAAgccatctttttctttttcaaagagTTCATCAGTACAAAGCACTAAAACTGATCACATCTCATCAAGTAGTGGAAACACATCAGCCCCTTCAGCTAGCTCAAAGAGACAGAACCAACTTCATCCAAGTGCTGCACAGAGAGGGGGTCATGCTCAGAAGCCTGCCTCCTGTAAGACTCCCTCCATCAACCAGGAAACTATACAGACTTATTGTGTGGAAGATACACCAATATGTTTTTCAAGATGTAGCTCTTTGTCATCTTTGTCCTCAGCTGAAGATGAAATAGGGCGTGATCAAGCCACCCGTGTAACAGATGCCAGTAACACTCTGCAGATAGCAGAACTGAAAGACAATAGTGTGACTCTGTCAACTGAAGGTGCAGTTAGTGAAGTCCCATCAACATCACAACATATTAGAACAAAATCTAATAGACTTCAGGCTTCCAGTTTATCTCCTTCTGATTCATCTAGACATAAAGCTGTTGAATTTTCTTCAGGTGCCAAATCTCCTTCAAAAAGCGGTGCTCAGACTCCTAAAAGTCCACCAGAACATTACGTACAGGAGACTCCACTCATGTTTAGCAGATGTACTTCTGTAAGTTCCTTGGATAGTTTTGAAAGCCGTTCCATTGCTAGCTCTGTTCAAAGTGAGCCTTGCAGTGGAATGGTAAGTGGTATTATAAGCCCCAGTGATCTTCCAGATAGCCCTGGACAAACAATGCCGCCAAGTAGAAGTaaaaccccaccccctgctcaagcagttcCAGTAAAGAGAGAAACAGCTAAAGGTAAAGTTCCTAATGTTGAAAAGAGAGAGTCTGGTTCTAGACAAGCAGCTGTAAATGCAGCTGTTCAAAGAGTTCAGGTATTGCCAGATGCTGATACATTGTTACATTTTGCTACAGAAAGTACACCAGATGGATTTTCTTGTTCCTCCAGCCTAAGTGCTCTGAGTCTTGATGAACCATTTATACAGAAAGATGTAGAATTAAGAATAATGCCTCCTGTTCATGAAAATGACCATGGAAATGAAACAGACTCTGAACAGCCAGAAGATACAAAGGATAACCAAGAGAAGAAAGCAGAGAAATCTACTGAAACAGAAAAGGATATACTAGATGattctgatgatgatgatattgaaATATTAGAAGAATGTATTATTTCTGCTATGCCAACAAAATCTTCACGCAAAGCCAAAAAGCTTTCTCAAACAACTGCTTCAAAAATACCTCCTCCTGTAGCCAGGAAGCCAAGCCATTTGCCAATATACAAACTCCTCCCTTCACAAAATAGATTGCAGTCTCAAAAGCATGTTAGTTTTACACCTGGAGATGATATGCCACGTGTGTATTGTGTTGAAGGTACACCAATAAATTTTTCAACAGCTACATCTCTGAGTGACCTCACAATAGAATCACCACCAAATGAGTTGGCCAATGTGGAGAATGTGGGTACAAGGGCAGAATCAGGTGAATTTGAAAAGAGAGATACCATTCCTACCGAAGGTAGAAGTACAGATGATGCTCAAAGAGGGAAAGACTCAACTGTGTCTACCTCAGGATTGGATGATGACAAAACAGAAGAAGGTGACATTCTTGCAGAGTGCATTAACTCTGCTATGCcaaaaggaaaaagccacaaGCCTTTCAGGGTAAAAAAGATAATGGATCAGATTCAACAAGCATCAGCATCTTCATCTGTAAGTGGTAAAAATCAACCAGAAGGTGAGAAAAAGAAGCTAACATCTCCAGTAAAGCCTATGCCCCAAAGTAATGAGTACAGACCACGCTTAAGAAAAAACACAGAGCCAAAAAGTAATTTTAGTAATGAAAGAACCTATTCAGACAACAAAGATACAAAGAAACAGAACTTCAAAAATAGCTCAAGAGACTTTAATGATAAACTTCCAAATAATGAGGAACGTGTAAGAGGAAGCTTTGCATTTGATTCCCCTCATCATTACACACCTATTGAggggactccttattgtttttcaCGGAATGACTCACTAAGTTCACTAGactttgatgatgatgatgttgacCTTTCTAGGGAGAAGGCtgaattaagaaaaggaaaagaaactaagGAAACAGAAACCAAAGCTTGCACTGATACAGAACAGACTTCAAATCAGCAGTCAACTAGTAGGACACAAGGTCAAAAACATCCAACAGGCAGAAGTCATCCTAAATCTTTGATGCAGAAGCAAACCCCTTTCCCAGAACCATCCAAAGATATCCCGGACAGAGGTGCAGCTACAGATGagaaaatgcagaattttgctaTCGAAAATACCCCCGTTTGTTTTTCTCGCAATTCATCTTTGAGTTCTCTCAGTGATATTGAtcaagaaaacaacaacaacaaagaaggTGAACCTACAAAACGAACTGAACCTCCTGATTCACAGATAGAATCAAGTAGACCACAGGCTTCTGGTTATGCACCCAAATCATTTCATGTTGAAGATACACCTGTGTGTTTTTCTAGAAACAGTTCTCTTAGTTCTCTTAGTATTGACTCAGAAGATGACCTTTTGCAGGAATGCATTAGTTCTGCCATGCCTAAAAAGAAAAAGCCCTCAAGAGTCAAGAATGAAAGTGAAAAGAATAGTTCCAGAAACATGGGTGGAATATTGGCAGAAGACCTGACACTAGATTTGAGAGATATACAGAGGCCTGATTCAGAGCATGGTTTCTCACCTGATTCAGAAAACTTTGATTGGAAAGCTATTCAAGAAGGTGCAAATTCTATAGTTAGCAGCTTacaccaagctgctgctgcttcactgTCTAGACAAGCTTCATCAGACTCTGATTCCATTCTTTCACTGAAATCTGGAATTTCTTTAGGGTCACCATTTCATCTTACTCCAGACCAAGAAGAAAAATCCTTTACTGGTAATAAAGGTCCAAGAATTATTAAGCCAGGGGAGAAAAGTACATTGGAAACTAAAAAAGTAGAGTCAGAAAGTAAAGGAatcaaaggaggaaagaaagtgtATAAAAGTATGATTACAGGAAAAGTTCGCTCTAATTCAGAAGTTTCAAGCCAGTTGAAGCAGCCCCAGCAAACAAATATGCCTTCAATCTCACGAGGTAGGACAATGATTCACATTCCAGGAGTTCGAAATAGCTCTTCCAGTACAAGTCCAGTTTCAAAAAAAGGGCCCCCACTCAAGAACACAGCCTCCAAAAGTCCCAATGAAGGCCAGAGTTCCACTAGTTCCCCGAGAGGAGCCAAATCATCAGTGAAATCGGAGCCAAGTCCTATAACCAGGCAGCCATCTCAACAGGGTGGGTCAAATAAAGGACCTTCTAGGTCAGGATCTAGAGATTCCACTCCTTCTAGACCTCAACAGCAGCCATTAAGCAGACCTCTGCAGTCTCCAGGTCGAAGCTCTATTTCCCCAGGCAGAAATGGTATAAGCCCTCCTAACAAACTATCTCAGCTGCCAAGGACTTCATCTCCTAGTACAGCTTCAACTAAGTCCTCAGGTTCAGGACGAATGTCATACACATCACCAGGCAGACAGATGAGCCAGCAAAACCTTGCAAAACAAACAGGGTTACCCAAAAGTGCCAGTGGTATTCCCAGAAGTGAGTCTGCCTCAAAAGGTTTGAACCAAATTCTTAATAGTAGTGGCTCAAACAAAAAGGTTGAACTATCTAGAATGTCATCCACAAAATCCAGTGGAAGTGAATCTGACAGATCAGAGAGACCTGTTCTAGTGCGCCAGTCAACTTTTATTAAAGAAACTCCAAGTCCAACTCTACGAAGAAAATTAGAAGAGTCTGCTTCATTTGAATCTTTGTCTCCTTCTAGACCCGATTCTCCCACCCGATCCCAAATACAGACCCCAGTTTTAAGTCCATCACTTCCTGATATGTCCTTATCTTCTCATTCAACTGTACAGGCTAGTGGTTGGCGAAAATTACCTCCTAATCTTAATCCTTCTGTAGAATATAATGATGGGAGACCAGCAAAACGTCATGATATAGCTCGCTCTCATTCTGAGAGTCCATCTAGACTGCCAATCAATAGATCAGGAACATGGAAGCGTGAGCACAGTAAGCATTCTTCATCACTTCCTCGTGTTAGCACTTGGCGTAGAACTGGAAGTTCTTCTTCAATTCTATCTGCGTCTTCGGAATCTAGTGAAAAGGCAAAAAGTGAAGATGAAAAGCAACATGGAAGTTCTTTTTCTGGACACATACAAACTAAAGAAAGTCAAGTACCAGCAAAAGGGACTTGGAGAAAGATAAAGGAAAATGAAATTCCTCAAATAATGAGTAATCCTTCTCATAATTCCTCTTCAGATGCTACAAATGGTGCTGATTCAAAAACTTTAATTTACCAGATGGCACCTGCTGTTTCTAAGACTGAGGATGTGTGGGTGAGGATTGAGGACTGCCCTATTAATAATCCTAGATCTGGCCGATCACCTACTGGAAATACTCCCCCAGTTATTGACAGTGTTTTAGAGAAGGGGAATGTGAATGGTAAAGATTCTAAAGATATTCAGGgaaaacaaaatgcagggaatgGAAATGGTCCTGTTCGCACAATGGGTTTAGAAAATCGCCTGAATTCATTCATTCAGATAGATAGTCCAGATAAGAAGGGAACTGAAACAAAACCTGTGCTGAGTAATCCTGTTCCTGCATCAGAGACCAATGAAAGCATTATTAATGAACGTACACCATTCAGTTCCAGCAGCTCAAGCAAACACAGTTCACCTAGTGGAGCTGTTGCAGCAAGAGTGACTCCTTTCAACTACAATCCAAGTCCACGAAAGAGCAGTGCGGACAACAGTTCTGCTCGGCCATCACAGATACCAACACCAGTAAATAACAGCACAAAGAAACGAGATTCAAAGACTGAAAATACAGACTCTAGTGGAACTCAAAGTCCTAAACGTCATTCTGGGTCTTACCTGGTTACttctgtttaa